In Lolium rigidum isolate FL_2022 chromosome 3, APGP_CSIRO_Lrig_0.1, whole genome shotgun sequence, the genomic window ATAATCTACTGTGCAGGCGTTCACAAGAAGGACTCCAAGCCCAGCCGGCGCCGGTCGCCGTCAAGGAAGGCAATGAATTAAACCTCCAAACCCCGACGCGTAATCGATCGCCTCTCTGATTTAACCAGGGGCGGTACTACCGTGCGAGAGTAGAGTGGAGTAGAGCGTGTAGGGTAGAGCCGCGTCGCGCTTGCATGTCTCGTCCGTCGTCGGCGATGGCGGAGGAGCAGGCCGGCGGGCAAGCGGGAGGGGAGAGGCGAGCCAGGCAGAAACCCATGTTCACCGTCCCGATCATTACGGTCGTCCTGCTCATCGTCGCGCCGTGCGCGCTCTTCCTGTTCACGTCCGACGTTGCGCTCCCACGCATCCGCATCGAGTACGTCCGCCGCGACGTTCCGGCCGCCAGTGCGCCCGCGAACCTAaaagcgccgccaccgtcgcctgaTCAGGCCGCCGTGGCTGTTTCCAGcctcgcgccgccaccgtcgcccgaGGCCGTTCCCAGCGAGGAGCAGCGTCGGGAGGAGCAGCAGCCGCCACTCCCCCCGCCGGTGCGGCAGCTGACCGATCGCCCGTACTCGCTGGGCCCGGCCGTGCCGGACTACGACGCCCGCAGAGCGGCGTGGCTGGCGGCGCACCCGGGGTTCCCGGCCTACGTGGCGCCGGGTCGGCCGCGCGTGCTGGTGGTGACCGGGTCGTCGCCGCGGCGGTGCAGCGACCCGGAGGGCGACCACGTGCTCCTCCGCGCGTTCAAGAACAAGGCGGACTACTGCCGCGTGCACGGCTTCGAGGTCTTCTACAGCAACGCGGTGCTGGACGCGGAGATGTCGGGGTTCTGGACGAAGCTGCCGCTGCTGCGCGCGCTGATggtggcgcacccggagacgGAGCTCCTCTGGTGGGTGGACTCCGACGTGGTGTTCACGGACATGCTGTTCGAGCCGCCGTGGGGCAAGTACGCGCGGCACAACCTGGTGATCCACGGCTGGGACGAGGCGGTGTACGGCGCCAGGAACTGGATGGGCACCAACGCCGGCAGCTTCGTCATCCGCAACTGCCGGTGGTCGCTCGACCTCCTCGACGCCTGGGCACAAatggggccgcgcggcccggtgcGCGACAAGTACGGCAAGATCTTCGCGGAGGCGCTGTCGAACCGGGCGGCGTACGAGGCGGACGACCAGTCGGCGCTGGTGTACCTGCTGGCGACGCAGAGAGACAAGTGGGCGGACAAGGTGTTCCTGGAGAGCTCCTACCTGCTGCACGGCTACTGGAAGGCCATCGTCGACAGGTACGAGGAGATGAGGAGCAAGTGGCGGCCGGGGCTCGGCGACGACCGCTGGCCGCTCGTCACGCACTTCGTCGGCTGCAAGCCGTGCGGGGAGCAAGGTGCGAGCTACGAGGCCTCAAGGTGCCGGCAAGGCATGGAGCGCGCGCTCAACTTCGCCGACGACCAGATACTCAAGCTCTACGGGTTTCAGCACGAGTCGCTCAACACCACGGCCGTGCGCCGTGTCAGGAACGACACCGGACGGCCGATGGACGCGGACGACGATGAGATCGGCCGGCTTCTGCACCCGACATTCAGGGCCGCCAAGCCATAGTGATCTATCAAGTCGTTCCTTCCATTGGTTTGGATGTCAACATGGAACATGTAATGTTTTACAGATACAAATTTCTCTATGTATAAGTAGGCAGGTACCAACTGTGTTGTTCGTACTGACTTCTGTTGGAAAATGCAAGGTCGTGTTAGTACCCATCCAAAATTCAAAATACTCTGTTATGCATGATTCTTTCTTCATGTCCACAAAAAAAATGAGATAGAAAGTTTACAGCTTTATTTAAACGGCAAGGcataaaaaaaaatctacatCGGTAAGCACAGCGGACTCACACTATGAATACTGAATTACCGACACTACAAAATACAAGGAATTATAGTAGCCTCCGTGTATCTGAGCATTACGTCAAGTGAAAGGAGTCTCATCTCTAGAAATAACAGCAAGAAGCAAGAAACTGCACTTCCTCTTATACTTGATGAACCTGACAAATCAAATATATGTTTGAAGTCAGATCATTAGCACTACCATCTTTTAATTTTAATACAGTATATTTTCATGGAAAATGACTAGTATGTAACAATAAAGATAAAGGGAAATTTTGCTACAATGGTTGATTCCCTAGCAGGTTGATATCACAGCGACATGCCAGCTTGAGAAACAGACACTTTGTTCAATCACCATTCACCAATGATAGAAGCAATATGTAAATCAGGATATAGGCATACTTTCATTATAGTTCCATTATATTAGCTTCTCTAAACAAGCATACTTTCATTAGATTACCATCTAACTACTAACACAGGCTAGAGCATTTATCCAACTAAACTAACTTGACAATTATTCCGCACCTTTCGCCACCTGAGGTATCTGTTGTATTTGTCAGCGTAGTAGTAAAGAAAATAATAGCCCTTCCTGCTATCAGCTGGACACTATCAAAGTCAGTTTGGTGCTAACAATAAATGATAAGCATGGTTTGCGTTCAGACACTTTCATCAGCTTTATCCAGTGCTAATGACAAAAAGTTCAGAATAAAATCATCTATGTCGCCTTCCAGGACTGAATCAGGATCGGACACTTCATAGTTTGTTCGGAGATCTTTGACCATACGGTATGGCTGCACGAAGGAAAATATATCAGCAATGTCAGAAATACTATACAAGTACAATGGTACAAATATGCTTAGCTTATGATCTTTACACATCTCTCTATATTCGATGAGCTAGCCCATTTGAATAACAAGACACTCTACAAGATTTTTTGCATTGTTTTCTTTGAAATTTCATTACAAAGCTAAATAgcagaaaattcaaaaataacATAATGTATATTAAGAACTAAGTTAGCAGTGTTCGATTCATTCTGGATTCTCAAACTGTAGCATGCGAGGACGCAAacaatgtaaaaaaaaaattgatgtaTGCACTATGCATTGGATTAGCTCTGAAGCATATCATGGGTATTGCAAACTGAAGTGGTATCTCTATCCTTGCCAAAGAAGCTAGCTCATATTATTTATCTCAAAAGATGGAAGCCTCACATGGAGCACATAGGATCTTATTTGGttgccccagcttatttcattGAGTGATTGTGTGTGCTCTGCATTCATCTGTGCTTGACGGGTAATCTCAAGCTGGTCCAACCTAGATTGGAGCACTGCCATTGCTGATGCCCTATTCATATGTTGCGATCTGCATTTATTAAGAGCAAGTTAGTAGCAGATATGTTCTGGTCATGCAGACGAAGAAAAAGCCAAACTAATATTTCTGCTTGACTAAGAATCTGGGTTCTTGGAAACAATTTGGTTCAGGAAGTCCCAATAGCTTAACAGTTAAGAGGGTATGAAAAAAGATGCTAGGGTATATTCAACAAATTAATATTTATTGATTGAGCTATCATTAGACATTTGAATACTGAATGCATCAAAATTACCTTTCATTTTGACAAGTTGCAGTTGTACCAGTTGGGACGTGCACAATTCTAACAGCACTTTCTGTGGTGTTGGCATGCTGGCCACCAGGTCCACCAGAAC contains:
- the LOC124698075 gene encoding probable glycosyltransferase 4, with the protein product MSRPSSAMAEEQAGGQAGGERRARQKPMFTVPIITVVLLIVAPCALFLFTSDVALPRIRIEYVRRDVPAASAPANLKAPPPSPDQAAVAVSSLAPPPSPEAVPSEEQRREEQQPPLPPPVRQLTDRPYSLGPAVPDYDARRAAWLAAHPGFPAYVAPGRPRVLVVTGSSPRRCSDPEGDHVLLRAFKNKADYCRVHGFEVFYSNAVLDAEMSGFWTKLPLLRALMVAHPETELLWWVDSDVVFTDMLFEPPWGKYARHNLVIHGWDEAVYGARNWMGTNAGSFVIRNCRWSLDLLDAWAQMGPRGPVRDKYGKIFAEALSNRAAYEADDQSALVYLLATQRDKWADKVFLESSYLLHGYWKAIVDRYEEMRSKWRPGLGDDRWPLVTHFVGCKPCGEQGASYEASRCRQGMERALNFADDQILKLYGFQHESLNTTAVRRVRNDTGRPMDADDDEIGRLLHPTFRAAKP